Sequence from the Gemmatimonadaceae bacterium genome:
TGCGCGCGCCGGCGCAGATGGGGGACTATCTGCTGCCGAACCCGGCGCTCGCCACGCGGTATTTCAGCATCGAGCAGCGCCCGCCGAGCCCGATCGTCGAGCCGTTCGCCGCGCATAAGCCGGCAAAGGCGTTCCGGCTGTTCGTCCTTGGCGAATCGACGGCCGCCGGATTCCCGTGGCCGCCCACCGGCACGTTCTCACACCTCTTGCAGGACGTCCTGCGCGACGTGATGCCGGGCGACTCGGTGGAAGTGATCAACCTCGCCATCCCCGCCACCAACAGCTATGCCGTGCTCGATCAGACCGGCGCCGTGATCGCGCAGCACCCGGACGCCGTGCTGATCTTCCTGGGCCACAACGAGTACTACGGTGCGCTGGGCGTGGGATCGACCGAATCCGTGGGCTCCTCACCGGCGATTGTGCGCGCGTACCTGTGGATGGAGCGGTTCCGCACCTTCATGCTCCTGCGGCGCGGCGTCACGCGGCTACGTCGGATGTTCGCCACGCAGCCCGCGGCCGGCCCGCAGGCGGCGAGTTTCATGGAAACCGTGGCTGCGGATCAGCAGATCCCGCTGGATGGGCCGGCGTACCGGGCCGGCGTGCGGCAACTGCAGAGCAATCTCCAACGGATCCTGGCCAGGTTCCGCGAGGCGGGCGTGCCCGTGTTCATCGGCAGCCAGGTGAGCGACGATCGCGATCTGCACCCGTTCGCCTCGCCGGCGAACGCCGCGGCCGGCGGCGCCGACGCCGTGTACGACTCCGCGCAGGCGGCCGACGCGCGCCATGACAGTGTGGATGCGCGCCGGCTGTACGTGCGGGCGCGCGATCTGGATGTGGTGCGGTTCCGGGCGCCGAGTGCGTTCAACGACGTCATCCGGTCGGTGGCGCGCGAGGAACACGCCACGTACGTGCCCGTGGTCGAGGCGTTCCGCGCCGCGTCGCCGCAAGGGATCGTGGGCCACAATCTCATTCTCGAGCACGTGCACCCCAACCAGGAGGGCGAGGCGCTCATCGCGCGGACCTTCTGGCAGGCGCTGGACAGCGCGCATTTCGAGGGGCACGCGGTGCAGCTCGACAGCATGAAGCCGTGGGCCGATTACGTGGCGGGCATGGACATCACGCCATTCGACCGCCGGATCGTGGCGCATACCGTGGCGACGCTGACGTCGCGGTGGCCGTTCGTGCCGGCGGCCCAGGCAACCGACTATCGTGGCACCTACCGGCCGTCGGGGGCGGTGGACAGTCTGGCGTTCCTGGCGTCGGCGGGGCTTCCATGGCGGCAGGCCAAGGTGGCGGTGGGCGCCTACTATGAGAAGGCGGGATTCCCCGATTCGGCGCTGGCCGAGTATCGGGGGCTGATGCGCGACGTGCCGATCGCCGCGATTCCGTACGAGTTGGCGGGGCGCGCGCTGATGCAGATGAAGAAGCCGGCCCAGGCGATGCGGCTGTTCCTGCGGGCCTACGGTCTCCAGCCGACGCCGTTCAGTGCGTACACGCTCGGGGTGGACGCCGCGCAGCGCAAAGACTTCCAGCAGGCGGTGACGTATCTGCGCGAGGCGGTGAGCCTCGATCCGACCAATCCGCAGCCGGTGTATCAGCTGTCATTGACGTATGCGTTGATGCGGGACCTGCAGGGGGCGCAGGCCGCGGCGATGCAGGTGTATCGGCTCAATCCCAATTATCCGGGAATTCAGAACTGGATGCGGGCGTTGGGGATGGGGCGGTAGCGGCTGATCCGTGCTTGACGGAAGGGGGGCGGGTCCTGTTGCCTCCCACGCGGTCCCTGCCCATCGTCCATTGTCTCCTGGGGTCGCTCCACTCCGGTCCATCAGCCACAACTCCGTGCGTTTCCGCTTCACGCAATACTGCCTTGGCGCGGCCGCGCTGCTCGCCCTGCCGGTGGCGATGGCCCGGGCGCAGTCCACCGCCGTCCCCGACGGTCTCGCCGACGTTCCGCATCCCCGCGTC
This genomic interval carries:
- a CDS encoding GDSL-type esterase/lipase family protein, with translation MTRGRYWLFLIITVLTPFIFLGVVELGLRVVWPGGAVPVFVRAPAQMGDYLLPNPALATRYFSIEQRPPSPIVEPFAAHKPAKAFRLFVLGESTAAGFPWPPTGTFSHLLQDVLRDVMPGDSVEVINLAIPATNSYAVLDQTGAVIAQHPDAVLIFLGHNEYYGALGVGSTESVGSSPAIVRAYLWMERFRTFMLLRRGVTRLRRMFATQPAAGPQAASFMETVAADQQIPLDGPAYRAGVRQLQSNLQRILARFREAGVPVFIGSQVSDDRDLHPFASPANAAAGGADAVYDSAQAADARHDSVDARRLYVRARDLDVVRFRAPSAFNDVIRSVAREEHATYVPVVEAFRAASPQGIVGHNLILEHVHPNQEGEALIARTFWQALDSAHFEGHAVQLDSMKPWADYVAGMDITPFDRRIVAHTVATLTSRWPFVPAAQATDYRGTYRPSGAVDSLAFLASAGLPWRQAKVAVGAYYEKAGFPDSALAEYRGLMRDVPIAAIPYELAGRALMQMKKPAQAMRLFLRAYGLQPTPFSAYTLGVDAAQRKDFQQAVTYLREAVSLDPTNPQPVYQLSLTYALMRDLQGAQAAAMQVYRLNPNYPGIQNWMRALGMGR